The uncultured Roseibium sp. DNA segment TTGGGGACCCGGCAGACGAAGCGGTACGCATCGGTCCGCTGGTGAACAAGCTGCAGCAACAGGACGCACTCGAAGGGATTGCACGGTTGGGCAGCGAGGCGCGCGTCCTGACAGGTGGTGGCGTCCCGGCTGGGCTTGACGGGGCAGGGGCCTTTGTCGCGCCGACACTGCTGTCCTGTTCCGATCCGCATGGCGCGGAACTGGTCCATTCCGTCGAGGTCTTCGGGCCCTGCGCGACGGTCATGCCCTATGACGGGATAGCGGACGGGCAGAAGATCGCGGCCTTGGGCGGTGGTTCACTGGCCTTGAGCCTGTTTTCCAACGATGACGATGTGCGGCTACAGACAGCAACATCGCTCGGTCCCTGGCACGGTCGGATCATGATGGTGGATGAGGAAACCGGCCGCAATCACACCGGCCATTCGATCGTCATGCCGCAATGTGTTCATGGCGGACCCGGACGGGCCGGTGGCGGTGAGGAACTGGGCGGTCTCCGGGGGCTGCGGCTGCACATGCAGCGCAGCGCGATCCAGGCGTCGCCGTCTGCCTTTGCCGTCCTTGCGGAGCGGGCCGCGGAAGCGGCGCTTTAGCCTGCAATGGCGGCGGCGGAGTTTCCCATGCCGGATTACCGGCACATTCCGGGCCGGAACGATCGGCCGGCGGATGGGATCTTCGACGCGGTCAAGGCGAGCGCTCCTGCCGTGACGTCTTCGGCAAATGCTGCTGAGAACATGGCATGGCGCTACGGGATCCGGCTTTTGAACGAAGGATACTTCTGGGAGGCGCATGAGGTGCTGGAGCAGGTCTGGCTCAATGCGCCGCCCAACAGCCGGGAACGGTGCCTTGTTCAGGCGGTTATCCAACTGGCCAATGGCTGGTTGAAGGACGCCATGGGCCAACCCAGAGCGCGGCTTCGGATCGCGGATTTGTGCCGGGCGGCGTTCGAAGAGGCCTTTCCGGAAGGCCGGAGCACTAGCCTCATGGGGCTGGAGAAAGATGGCGCGCGGCGGGCTGCGGCGACTCTGGCGAATGGCAATACGTTCGCCTGCCTTGAAATCGAATATGAATTATAATGCAATATCCATAAAATTTTCGAAGAGTGATGTAAATAACTGAAAATAAACAGGTAATATATGCATTAAAATTCGCATTATGGCGTTGCGTTTCAAAAGAAGAGCATTATAATGCATATTGCTTGGACGGAGCGGGAGTGAGCAAGTGACCAAACGTATCGATTTTCAAACAGACCCTTCGCATTACCGGCACTGGCGTGTCGAGTATGATGGCCCTGTAGCAACGCTCTACATGGACGTCGATGAAAAGGGTGGATTGTTCGATGGCTATGAGTTGAAACTCAACTCCTATGATTTGGGCGTCGATATCGAACTGGCCGACGTCGTCCAGCGTATGCGCTTCGAGCATCCGGAAGTCGCTTCCGTGGTGCTCCGTTCGGGTAAACCCAATGTTTTCTGCGCCGGCGCGAACATTCGCATGCTCGGCGGTGCCGCCCATGCGCATAAGGTCAACTTCTGCAAGTTCACCAATGAAACCCGCAATACCTTCGAGGCGGCGGGTGCAGAATCCGGCCAGCACTATATAGCCGCGGTCAAGGGCGCCTGCGCCGGCGGTGGTTACGAACTGGCCCTGGCTTGCGACCGCATCATCATGACCGACGACGGTTCCACGACCGTCGCGCTTCCGGAAGTGCCGCTTCTGGCCGTGCTGCCGGGCACCGGTGGTCTGACCCGGGTCACCGACAAGCGCAAGGTGCGCCGGGACCTGGCCGATGTGTTCTGTTCAACTGAGGAAG contains these protein-coding regions:
- a CDS encoding DUF309 domain-containing protein, whose protein sequence is MPDYRHIPGRNDRPADGIFDAVKASAPAVTSSANAAENMAWRYGIRLLNEGYFWEAHEVLEQVWLNAPPNSRERCLVQAVIQLANGWLKDAMGQPRARLRIADLCRAAFEEAFPEGRSTSLMGLEKDGARRAAATLANGNTFACLEIEYEL